From Agromyces sp. SYSU T00194, a single genomic window includes:
- a CDS encoding TetR/AcrR family transcriptional regulator — protein MARRGSYAKGIAKREEILSTALDVIARNGYRGASVKELADAVGLSQAGLLHYFGSKEELFAEVLRMRDERDARSIDRTTGRSLDAFVDVVRGNTGVPGLVQLYAQLSVEASDPAHPAHEYFVERYRTFRAGMADHLRTQQDAGVVRADLDPDALAAVLAAAADGLQTQWMLDPDIDMAAHLRVLIDALDAPGTARDDTP, from the coding sequence ATGGCACGCAGGGGCTCGTACGCGAAGGGCATCGCCAAGCGCGAGGAGATCCTCTCCACCGCGCTCGACGTCATCGCGCGCAACGGCTACCGGGGCGCGTCCGTCAAGGAGCTCGCCGACGCGGTCGGACTCAGCCAGGCGGGCCTGCTCCACTACTTCGGCAGCAAGGAGGAGCTCTTCGCCGAGGTGCTCCGCATGCGCGACGAGCGCGACGCCCGGAGCATCGACCGGACGACCGGCCGGTCGCTCGACGCCTTCGTCGACGTCGTGCGCGGGAACACGGGGGTCCCCGGGCTCGTGCAGCTCTACGCGCAGCTGTCGGTCGAGGCATCCGACCCCGCGCACCCCGCGCACGAGTACTTCGTCGAGCGCTACCGCACCTTCCGTGCCGGCATGGCCGACCACCTCCGCACGCAGCAGGACGCCGGCGTCGTGCGCGCCGACCTCGACCCCGACGCGCTCGCGGCGGTGCTCGCCGCCGCGGCCGACGGGCTCCAGACCCAGTGGATGCTGGACCCGGACATCGACATGGCCGCGCACCTCCGGGTGCTCATCGACGCCCTCGACGCCCCGGGAACCGCCCGCGACGACACCCCCTAG
- a CDS encoding glycoside hydrolase family 3 C-terminal domain-containing protein: protein MTDTMTPPEATAGATGRVVEPADLTLEEKASLTSGASFWTTKPIERVGLPAIMLTDGPHGVRKQRASADHLGIADSVPATCFPPAVALGSSFDPALLERVGVALGEESLAEDVGVLLGPGINIKRSPLCGRNFEYLSEDPIVSGVMGAALVRGLQSQGVGASLKHFAANNQETDRMRVSADIDERPLREIYLRGFQRVVQDAQPWTVMCSYNRLNGVHTSEDPWLLTTVLRDEWGFEGLVVSDWGAVNDRVTGLVAGLDLEMPSSGGRTDAQLVAAVRAGELDEAALDRAVQRNLDLVRKAVAGARPDAAYDVDAHHALAREVAAASIVLLRNEGGVLPLDPAASVAVIGELARTPRYQGAGSSLINPTRLDDALTQIRRVAGDDVPFAAGYTADGSVDASLAEEAVAAASAAGTVLLFLGVPAELESEGFDRDDIELPTAQLELAERVVAANPNTVVVLSNGGVVRLPFAERVPAILEGWLLGQAGGGAVADVLYGRVNPSGRLAETIPHRLEDSPAFLDFPGEHSHVRYGEGLFVGYRWYDARAIDVAFPFGHGLSYTTFGYADASAEATADGVVVRVTVANTGDRDGAEVVQVYSALPGSNVVRAPRELKGFAKVFVPAGESRVAEVHLRRDDLAYWDTRAGAWIVEGGAYELSIGASSRDLRATATVEVAGDDVRAPLTMDSTIGEVVAHPVAGPVLLQALAGEGSVLADPAMFKMLASFPIGRLTSFPGMPITRDDVEQLLATGNAAS, encoded by the coding sequence ATGACCGACACGATGACGCCCCCCGAGGCGACGGCCGGGGCGACCGGCCGCGTGGTGGAGCCGGCCGACCTCACCCTCGAGGAGAAGGCGTCGCTGACCAGCGGTGCGAGCTTCTGGACCACGAAGCCGATCGAGCGCGTGGGGCTCCCGGCCATCATGCTGACGGACGGCCCGCACGGCGTGCGCAAGCAGCGCGCGAGCGCCGATCACCTGGGCATCGCCGACAGCGTGCCGGCCACCTGCTTCCCGCCGGCCGTCGCGCTGGGCTCGTCGTTCGACCCCGCGCTCCTCGAGCGCGTCGGCGTCGCGCTGGGCGAGGAATCGCTGGCCGAGGACGTGGGCGTGCTGCTCGGCCCGGGCATCAACATCAAGCGCTCGCCGCTGTGCGGCCGCAACTTCGAGTACCTCTCCGAGGACCCGATCGTCTCGGGCGTCATGGGCGCCGCGCTGGTGCGCGGCCTCCAGTCGCAGGGCGTCGGCGCGTCGCTGAAGCACTTCGCCGCGAACAACCAGGAGACCGACCGCATGCGGGTCTCGGCCGACATCGACGAGCGTCCGCTGCGAGAGATCTACCTCCGCGGGTTCCAGCGGGTCGTGCAGGACGCCCAGCCGTGGACCGTCATGTGCTCGTACAACCGGCTCAACGGGGTCCACACGTCGGAGGACCCGTGGCTGCTCACGACGGTCCTTCGCGACGAGTGGGGCTTCGAGGGCCTCGTGGTCTCCGACTGGGGCGCCGTGAACGACCGCGTGACGGGCCTCGTCGCCGGGCTCGACCTCGAGATGCCGTCGAGCGGGGGGCGCACCGACGCCCAGCTGGTCGCCGCGGTCCGGGCGGGGGAGCTCGACGAGGCCGCGCTCGACCGCGCGGTGCAGCGCAACCTCGACCTCGTCCGCAAGGCCGTGGCCGGTGCGCGGCCGGATGCGGCGTACGACGTCGACGCCCACCACGCGCTCGCCCGCGAGGTCGCCGCGGCGAGCATCGTGCTGCTCCGCAACGAGGGCGGCGTGCTCCCGCTCGACCCGGCGGCGTCCGTCGCCGTCATCGGCGAGCTCGCCCGCACCCCGCGCTACCAGGGCGCCGGTTCGTCGCTCATCAACCCGACCCGCCTGGACGACGCGCTCACCCAGATCCGCCGGGTCGCCGGCGACGACGTCCCGTTCGCCGCGGGCTACACCGCCGACGGCTCCGTCGACGCCTCGCTCGCCGAGGAGGCGGTGGCCGCCGCATCCGCGGCCGGCACGGTGCTGCTGTTCCTCGGCGTCCCGGCCGAGCTCGAGTCCGAGGGATTCGACCGCGACGACATCGAGCTGCCGACCGCCCAGCTCGAGCTCGCCGAGCGCGTCGTCGCCGCCAACCCGAACACGGTCGTCGTGCTCTCGAACGGCGGCGTGGTGCGCCTGCCGTTCGCCGAGCGCGTGCCGGCGATCCTCGAGGGCTGGCTGCTCGGCCAGGCCGGCGGCGGCGCGGTCGCCGACGTGCTCTACGGCCGCGTGAACCCGTCGGGCCGCCTCGCCGAGACCATCCCGCACCGCCTCGAGGACAGCCCCGCGTTCCTCGACTTCCCGGGCGAGCACTCGCACGTGCGCTACGGCGAGGGGCTGTTCGTGGGCTATCGCTGGTACGACGCCCGCGCCATCGACGTGGCGTTCCCCTTCGGCCACGGCCTGTCGTACACGACCTTCGGGTACGCGGATGCCTCGGCCGAGGCCACCGCGGACGGCGTCGTCGTGCGCGTGACCGTGGCCAACACGGGCGATCGCGACGGCGCCGAGGTCGTGCAGGTCTACTCGGCGCTGCCCGGCTCGAACGTCGTCCGCGCGCCGCGCGAGCTCAAGGGCTTCGCCAAGGTGTTCGTGCCGGCAGGAGAATCGCGCGTCGCCGAGGTGCACCTGCGTCGCGACGACCTCGCGTACTGGGACACGCGCGCCGGCGCCTGGATCGTGGAGGGCGGCGCGTACGAGCTGTCCATCGGGGCGTCGAGCCGCGACCTGCGGGCGACCGCGACCGTCGAGGTGGCGGGCGACGACGTGCGGGCGCCGCTGACCATGGACTCGACCATCGGCGAGGTCGTGGCCCACCCGGTCGCAGGTCCGGTGCTGCTGCAGGCGCTTGCGGGCGAGGGCTCCGTGCTGGCCGACCCCGCGATGTTCAAGATGCTGGCCTCGTTCCCGATCGGCAGGCTCACGTCGTTCCCGGGGATGCCGATCACCCGCGACGACGTCGAGCAGCTCCTCGCGACGGGCAACGCCGCGTCGTAG
- a CDS encoding TetR/AcrR family transcriptional regulator, with protein sequence MADQVAATSRRRGPYAKTKATRAAILDAALDVFARGGFRSGSIRDIAAAVGMSEAGLLHHFPNKSALLAAVLEHRDERSLEVLGEDDADPRASLRGLVELARYNASVPGVVALYCTLSAEATDPGHPAHEYFVTRYADTVGRLERAFDGCRELGRLRSGTSPASAARQVVAVMDGLQVQWLLDPDGVDMAAELRAFLDEVVDLSD encoded by the coding sequence ATGGCGGACCAGGTCGCGGCGACGAGCCGCAGGCGCGGCCCGTACGCGAAGACGAAGGCGACGCGCGCCGCGATCCTCGACGCGGCGCTCGACGTGTTCGCGCGGGGCGGCTTCCGCTCGGGGTCGATCCGCGACATCGCCGCCGCCGTCGGCATGAGCGAGGCGGGCCTGCTGCACCACTTCCCGAACAAGAGCGCGCTGCTGGCGGCCGTGCTCGAGCACCGCGACGAGCGGTCGCTCGAGGTGCTCGGCGAGGACGACGCGGATCCGCGTGCCTCGCTCCGCGGGCTCGTCGAGCTCGCCCGCTACAACGCGTCGGTACCGGGCGTGGTCGCGCTGTACTGCACGCTCTCGGCGGAGGCCACCGATCCCGGCCATCCGGCGCACGAGTACTTCGTCACGCGGTACGCCGACACCGTGGGTCGGCTCGAGCGCGCATTCGACGGATGCCGCGAGCTGGGCCGCCTGCGGTCGGGCACGTCGCCCGCGTCGGCGGCCCGCCAGGTCGTCGCCGTCATGGACGGACTGCAGGTGCAGTGGCTGCTCGACCCCGACGGGGTCGACATGGCGGCGGAACTGCGCGCGTTCCTCGACGAGGTGGTCGACCTCTCCGACTGA
- a CDS encoding DUF2255 family protein: protein MPTWTPDDLAELERDHEIRVAGRRADGSLRTLTIVWQVVVDGALYVRSYKGAEGQWYRGALRHLEGAISWNDVTRRVAFIPDDTRDDAVDDAYFAKYGDTGPTRAMVAPAAAATTLRVEPRD, encoded by the coding sequence ATGCCCACGTGGACCCCCGATGACCTCGCCGAGCTCGAGCGCGACCACGAGATCCGCGTCGCCGGCCGACGGGCGGACGGGTCGCTGCGGACCCTCACGATCGTGTGGCAGGTCGTCGTGGACGGCGCGCTCTACGTCCGCTCCTACAAGGGCGCCGAGGGCCAGTGGTACCGCGGCGCCCTGCGCCACCTCGAGGGCGCGATCAGCTGGAACGACGTGACCCGCAGGGTCGCCTTCATCCCGGACGACACCCGAGACGACGCCGTCGACGACGCGTACTTCGCCAAGTACGGCGACACCGGGCCGACCCGCGCGATGGTCGCGCCGGCCGCGGCCGCGACGACCCTCCGCGTCGAGCCGCGCGACTGA
- a CDS encoding zinc-binding dehydrogenase, producing the protein MKATLMYGAGDVRVETVPDPSIRRPTDAIVRTVRTCVCGSDLHPFHSMPHAEHGRPMGHELIGVVEEIGEAVTTLQRGDFVIASFAFQDNTCVFCGEGVHTSCVNGGFYGNAHVGGLQAELARIPQADGSLVKVPGVDPAGADPGLLASLLTLSDVYLTGYHAAHTGRVEPGKTVTVIGDGAVGLSAVLASRTLGAERIILMGRHRSRTDLGVEWGATDVVAERGAEGIAKVMDLTGGEGSHVVLEAVGHMPAYEQSVGVVRPGGVISRVGVPQYEEAPVGFGSLFGKNVTLTGGPAPVRAYLEPAIRQVLDGEIDPGRVFDRTVGIDDVPAAYAAMDAREALKVMVGF; encoded by the coding sequence ATGAAGGCCACCCTGATGTACGGTGCCGGCGACGTGCGCGTCGAGACGGTGCCCGACCCGAGCATCCGCCGGCCCACCGACGCGATCGTGCGCACGGTCCGCACGTGCGTGTGCGGCAGCGACCTGCACCCGTTCCACTCGATGCCGCATGCGGAGCACGGCCGGCCCATGGGTCACGAGCTCATCGGCGTCGTGGAGGAGATCGGCGAGGCGGTCACCACCCTGCAGCGCGGCGACTTCGTCATCGCCTCGTTCGCGTTCCAGGACAACACGTGCGTGTTCTGCGGCGAGGGCGTGCACACGTCCTGCGTCAACGGCGGCTTCTACGGCAATGCCCACGTCGGCGGCCTCCAGGCCGAGCTCGCCCGCATCCCGCAGGCCGACGGCTCGCTCGTGAAGGTGCCGGGGGTCGACCCCGCCGGTGCCGATCCGGGCCTGCTCGCGTCGCTCCTGACCCTGTCGGACGTGTACCTCACCGGCTACCACGCCGCGCACACGGGGCGCGTGGAGCCGGGCAAGACCGTCACCGTGATCGGGGATGGCGCGGTCGGGCTCTCGGCCGTGCTCGCGTCGCGCACGCTGGGCGCCGAGCGCATCATCCTGATGGGCCGCCACCGCTCCCGCACCGACCTGGGCGTCGAGTGGGGTGCGACGGACGTCGTCGCCGAGCGCGGCGCGGAGGGCATCGCGAAGGTCATGGACCTGACCGGCGGCGAGGGCAGCCACGTCGTGCTCGAGGCCGTCGGCCACATGCCCGCGTACGAGCAGTCGGTCGGCGTGGTGCGCCCGGGCGGCGTCATCTCGCGGGTCGGCGTGCCGCAGTACGAGGAGGCCCCGGTCGGCTTCGGCTCGCTGTTCGGCAAGAACGTCACCCTGACGGGCGGCCCGGCGCCCGTGCGCGCCTACCTCGAGCCGGCGATCCGGCAGGTGCTCGACGGCGAGATCGACCCGGGCCGCGTGTTCGACCGCACGGTCGGCATCGACGACGTGCCCGCCGCGTACGCCGCGATGGACGCCCGCGAGGCGCTCAAGGTCATGGTGGGGTTCTGA
- a CDS encoding helix-turn-helix transcriptional regulator translates to MAELRDEIREFLSSRRARITPDQAGLPAYGGNRRVTGLRREEVAMLAGVSVDYYVRLERGNLAGASDGVLDALATTLGLDEAERQYLFDLARAQGPGRARPVGSARQAPFVRPAVQQVLDAVTDAPAWVRNARHDILAANLLGRALYSPVFDDPHRPVNTTRFAYLNPAAREFWRDYDQITHDAAAMLRLEAGRTPHDPDLIRLVGELSTQSELFRERWASRDVKFHRSGRKRLHHPVVGDLDLDYESMELPSEPGLVLNVYTAPAGSPSADALRVLASWAATHEDEFTPV, encoded by the coding sequence ATGGCCGAGCTGCGCGACGAGATCCGGGAGTTCCTGAGTTCCCGGCGCGCCCGCATCACGCCGGACCAGGCGGGCCTGCCCGCGTACGGCGGCAACCGCCGCGTGACCGGCCTGCGGCGCGAGGAGGTCGCGATGCTCGCGGGCGTCTCCGTCGACTACTACGTGCGCCTCGAGCGCGGCAACCTCGCGGGGGCGTCCGACGGGGTGCTCGACGCGCTCGCGACGACCCTCGGGCTCGACGAGGCCGAGCGGCAGTACCTGTTCGACCTCGCCCGCGCCCAGGGCCCCGGCCGCGCGCGGCCCGTGGGCTCGGCCCGGCAGGCGCCGTTCGTGCGACCGGCGGTGCAGCAGGTGCTCGATGCGGTGACGGATGCCCCCGCGTGGGTGCGCAACGCACGGCACGACATCCTCGCGGCGAACCTGCTCGGCCGGGCGCTCTACTCGCCCGTCTTCGACGACCCGCACCGCCCGGTGAACACCACGCGCTTCGCCTACCTGAACCCGGCGGCGCGCGAGTTCTGGCGCGACTACGACCAGATCACGCACGACGCGGCGGCCATGCTGCGGCTGGAGGCCGGCCGCACCCCGCACGACCCCGACCTCATCCGGCTCGTCGGCGAGCTGTCGACGCAGAGCGAGCTCTTCCGCGAGCGCTGGGCCTCGCGCGACGTGAAGTTCCACCGCAGCGGCCGAAAGCGCCTGCACCACCCCGTGGTCGGCGACCTCGACCTCGACTACGAGTCGATGGAGCTGCCGAGCGAGCCGGGGCTCGTGCTGAACGTCTACACCGCGCCGGCGGGCTCGCCGTCGGCCGACGCGCTGCGGGTGCTCGCGTCGTGGGCGGCCACCCACGAGGACGAGTTCACGCCCGTCTGA